A window of the Tunturibacter empetritectus genome harbors these coding sequences:
- a CDS encoding OmpA family protein: protein MRRITLALVFGTLGVSAAVAQQRPDNPAYLVSRFSVSLGFNHMNANAPPGQTDYFGLNGGYVSADFYFTHWLSITGEFTGGHANDISLLGQDLTLTTYQAGPKVSLTGHRFVPYGQVLLGGAHGSGSYFPTANSFTTSASSFAFSPGGGLDINLTHRLAIRAIDVDYLRTTLPNGTSDSQNHLTVGAGIVIKFGERDSPSTPVRMAVERPSEILFTCGTDVANVDEGQPLEITGHTLTEPDRLNVKYSWASNGGRIEGTGRRITVNTAGLADGTYRVTGHAALTTSPSTSAECDAEFRVRSHSIASAHNSDDGNSSSQAKREAVFHENVQDALFDYDSANIRADAETAIEHAAKYLQDNPSIRVLVGGYADERGSAEYNLALGEERANAARNALIAAGVDADRIQVISFGKEAQVCTAETESCWQQNRRAAFQMHP, encoded by the coding sequence ATGCGACGAATCACTCTAGCTTTGGTCTTTGGAACACTTGGAGTCTCTGCTGCGGTTGCGCAGCAGAGACCCGACAATCCGGCATACCTTGTCTCGCGATTCTCTGTCTCTCTTGGCTTCAACCACATGAACGCGAATGCGCCTCCCGGACAGACCGATTACTTCGGCCTGAACGGAGGCTATGTCTCCGCAGATTTCTACTTTACCCACTGGCTTAGCATCACCGGCGAGTTTACCGGTGGTCATGCTAACGACATCAGCCTGCTGGGACAGGACCTCACCCTGACCACCTATCAAGCTGGGCCAAAGGTGTCGCTGACCGGACATCGCTTTGTGCCTTACGGCCAGGTTCTCCTGGGAGGAGCTCACGGGAGCGGCTCTTACTTTCCGACAGCAAACTCCTTTACGACCAGCGCATCGAGCTTTGCGTTCTCTCCCGGCGGTGGACTCGATATAAACCTCACGCATCGTCTTGCCATTCGCGCGATCGATGTCGACTACTTGAGAACAACGCTGCCAAACGGAACCAGTGATTCTCAAAATCACCTCACTGTGGGCGCTGGTATCGTCATCAAGTTTGGCGAGCGCGACTCTCCCTCCACCCCCGTTCGGATGGCGGTGGAACGCCCGAGCGAGATCCTGTTCACCTGCGGCACTGACGTCGCCAATGTCGACGAAGGACAACCGCTGGAGATCACCGGTCACACCCTGACCGAACCAGATCGCCTCAACGTCAAGTACAGCTGGGCCTCAAACGGAGGCAGGATTGAAGGTACGGGCCGGCGTATCACCGTCAATACGGCAGGCCTCGCCGACGGCACCTACCGTGTTACCGGTCACGCTGCTCTCACCACAAGTCCATCGACCTCGGCTGAGTGTGATGCCGAATTCCGGGTGCGCTCCCACAGCATTGCATCTGCTCATAACTCTGATGATGGAAATTCTTCGTCACAAGCTAAGAGGGAGGCTGTCTTCCACGAAAATGTTCAAGATGCTCTCTTCGACTACGACAGCGCAAACATCCGAGCCGACGCAGAGACTGCTATCGAACATGCCGCGAAGTATCTGCAAGACAATCCATCGATTCGTGTTCTGGTGGGTGGTTACGCGGATGAGCGCGGCTCAGCCGAATACAACCTGGCACTTGGGGAAGAACGCGCGAACGCCGCACGCAACGCGCTTATAGCAGCAGGCGTTGATGCCGACCGGATTCAGGTCATCAGCTTTGGAAAGGAGGCACAAGTGTGCACAGCTGAAACGGAGAGCTGCTGGCAGCAAAATCGCCGGGCTGCTTTCCAAATGCATCCCTAA
- a CDS encoding beta strand repeat-containing protein produces the protein MLNKSMLSLNTDRLSLATLNESRTGMSVVENVIRASATLLFFLTICLAFTGCGSGGYAGGGVVSLSSSAVTLDAGQSFAVSSKLSGTPVVSWVLSSAACGSSSCGALSNSVGASTTYTAPSNITSQLKLTLTAGVTGTKNSSTVSITVNPDPTISGAPPVGTVGSAYTATLIAAGGTAPLKWSVAGGSLPAGLSFNAATGVISGTPTVAGTSSFSVQIIDSSDIPFSVTAQETVVISTGQGTSQSGPLTVLRGNPPAGTVGTAYSTTLTASGGATPYSWSIISGALPAGLGLSSSTGLISGTPTAQGVSSFTAQVQDASGTQASAPFSITINPAQSAATLTLTNLPGATVGVPYTGTIGATGGTSPYSCVITAGMLPAGLTQTGCIVSGTPTAPGSSTVTVKVTDSGNPVATATGPVTLTVSPAGLSLTLSSLPNATVGVPYTATIGVAGGTSPYSCAITAGILPAGLSVSGCVVSGTPTFAGTANLMVKATDSSSPVETTTGPESLTVLPAGLSLTLSSLPNATVGVPYTATIGVAGGTSPYSCAITAGILPAGLSVSGCVVSGTPTVAGTANLTVKATDSSSPVETTTGPESLTVLPAGLSLTLSSLPNATVGVPYTATIGVAGGTSPYSCAITAGILPAGLSVTGCVVSGTPTVAGTANLTVKATDSSPTVETTTGPESLTVLPATITLTLTSPPNATVGTPYIGTIGVNGGTSPYSCTITSGTLPAGLSISNCAVSGTPTVAGTANLTVKAVDTSNPVATTTGPVTLVVSPATATLTLTSPPNATVGTVYSGTIGVSGGTAPYSCTIMSGTLPAGLTAAGCVINGTPTTAGTANLVVKATDSATPTATTTGPVTLTVLPIPTLSLTGSLPNAILGQPYMQTLLATGGIQPYKYQVTAGNLPAGLSLSTSGVISGTPTTPGASSFTVTVTDTETTPQTASLPLVLLVVYPTTPNDVELTGPYAFLFQGYDDVLAGVLAYQTATVGSFTADGTGVVSNGELDANHQSSAPTGTTVSSNDFLGTYTIGTDSRGSLTITTLNQDGTTAGTSTYAIALKAPVSPATISTRGDLIEFDNNSLQGTRGSGTLLAQQTAAFAAGLNGSYAFGLSGDTPCLPACTLGIVAGPAASVGQFTASGSGLISSGSSDANIATTNYASETLSGSYGSADANGRVQLAMSTTGTPAAIYPTDYAVYLVSANEAFVLSTDKHSSYVLLAGSAQLQTQATFTNASMSGPFVGYENAQSNPGLLGSTLQNVLNLSTSTIFRGTASGGSCNITNVDVAGTTALVNQITGLGGLLPTSVVQDLLGTYQSTGTAGCPVANSDGRGVLNYPVPTGLIATLLGLLGLDNPPAPRVFYLISPDNAYFLETGYAGLGNFEPQTGAPFSNATLDGTFVYGTTPASSLAGVNGSGTITANGAGSATSTLDLNVGVGTINVLQLGVTSTMNYNLTDATAGRYTYGTSVLYAISPSRFVLLDTSILSTSPSVALLY, from the coding sequence ATGCTGAACAAATCAATGTTGTCTCTGAATACGGATCGCCTGAGTCTTGCAACTCTGAACGAGAGCCGCACTGGAATGTCAGTTGTGGAGAACGTCATTCGTGCGAGTGCAACCTTGCTGTTTTTTCTCACGATTTGCCTGGCATTTACCGGATGCGGGAGTGGCGGATATGCAGGTGGAGGAGTTGTCAGCCTGTCGAGTTCCGCGGTGACACTCGACGCTGGTCAGTCATTCGCGGTCAGTTCGAAACTCTCCGGGACACCGGTGGTTAGCTGGGTGCTTTCGAGCGCTGCCTGTGGCTCGAGTTCGTGCGGGGCGCTCTCGAACTCGGTTGGCGCTTCAACGACTTATACGGCTCCTTCGAATATCACCTCACAGCTGAAGTTGACTTTGACAGCGGGAGTGACAGGAACGAAGAACTCCAGCACGGTGAGCATCACGGTCAATCCGGATCCCACGATCTCCGGGGCTCCTCCGGTTGGGACCGTAGGGAGTGCTTACACCGCTACGCTGATCGCCGCCGGAGGCACAGCTCCGTTGAAGTGGAGCGTCGCGGGTGGCTCGCTTCCAGCTGGTCTTAGCTTCAATGCGGCGACAGGTGTGATCTCCGGAACACCGACCGTTGCAGGCACTTCGAGCTTCTCAGTTCAGATCATCGACTCCAGCGACATTCCGTTTTCTGTAACAGCACAAGAGACAGTTGTGATTTCGACGGGACAGGGCACGTCGCAGTCCGGCCCGCTTACGGTCCTTCGAGGCAATCCCCCAGCCGGCACGGTCGGCACGGCCTATTCGACGACACTGACCGCCTCAGGCGGAGCCACGCCATACTCCTGGAGCATTATCTCGGGCGCACTGCCTGCCGGTCTTGGACTCTCCTCTTCGACGGGCTTGATCTCGGGAACGCCGACAGCGCAGGGAGTGAGCTCTTTTACCGCTCAAGTACAGGACGCTAGCGGAACTCAGGCGAGCGCGCCTTTCAGCATCACGATCAACCCCGCACAGTCTGCGGCAACGTTGACCCTTACGAATCTGCCCGGCGCGACGGTCGGTGTTCCCTACACGGGGACGATCGGCGCCACCGGAGGTACGTCTCCTTACTCCTGCGTGATTACGGCGGGTATGCTGCCTGCTGGACTCACTCAAACCGGATGCATCGTGAGTGGCACACCTACGGCTCCAGGAAGCAGCACCGTTACGGTGAAGGTGACAGACTCGGGCAATCCGGTTGCAACTGCGACAGGGCCGGTCACTCTCACGGTCTCGCCTGCTGGGCTTTCGTTGACGCTGTCGTCACTGCCAAATGCGACGGTCGGTGTTCCTTACACTGCGACGATTGGAGTAGCGGGCGGTACGTCTCCTTACTCCTGCGCGATCACGGCGGGAATACTGCCTGCGGGTCTTTCGGTTTCAGGCTGCGTGGTTAGTGGTACGCCGACGTTTGCCGGAACCGCAAACCTCATGGTTAAGGCGACCGACTCAAGCAGTCCAGTCGAAACAACTACCGGACCAGAGAGCCTTACGGTTCTACCTGCTGGCCTTTCGTTGACACTGTCGTCGCTGCCAAATGCGACGGTCGGTGTTCCTTACACTGCGACGATTGGAGTAGCGGGCGGTACGTCTCCTTACTCCTGCGCCATCACGGCGGGAATACTGCCTGCGGGTCTTTCGGTCTCGGGCTGCGTGGTTAGCGGTACGCCGACGGTTGCCGGAACCGCGAACCTTACGGTCAAGGCGACCGACTCAAGCAGTCCGGTTGAGACGACTACTGGACCAGAGAGCCTGACGGTTCTGCCTGCTGGCCTTTCGTTGACATTGTCGTCGCTGCCGAATGCGACGGTCGGTGTTCCTTATACTGCGACGATCGGTGTGGCTGGAGGTACGTCTCCTTACTCCTGCGCCATCACAGCGGGAATACTGCCTGCGGGTCTTTCGGTCACGGGCTGCGTAGTTAGCGGTACGCCGACAGTTGCCGGAACCGCGAACCTTACGGTCAAGGCGACGGATTCAAGCCCGACCGTCGAAACAACTACTGGACCAGAGAGCCTGACGGTACTTCCCGCAACGATAACCCTTACCCTCACTTCTCCGCCGAACGCAACCGTTGGAACGCCTTACATCGGAACGATCGGCGTCAATGGAGGAACCTCACCATACTCGTGCACTATTACCAGCGGCACGCTTCCAGCGGGATTGTCGATTTCAAACTGCGCGGTAAGCGGGACACCGACGGTTGCTGGAACTGCGAACCTCACAGTGAAGGCAGTTGATACGAGTAATCCTGTTGCCACCACTACTGGACCTGTAACCCTGGTCGTGTCCCCCGCGACGGCAACGCTAACTCTGACCTCTCCGCCAAACGCCACGGTTGGAACGGTGTATAGCGGCACGATCGGCGTCAGCGGAGGAACAGCACCTTACTCCTGCACGATCATGAGTGGCACGCTACCCGCCGGACTCACAGCGGCTGGGTGCGTGATCAACGGTACGCCCACAACCGCAGGAACAGCCAACCTGGTCGTCAAGGCGACTGACTCGGCCACACCTACCGCAACCACTACCGGGCCGGTCACCTTGACCGTCCTGCCGATTCCAACCCTGAGCCTTACCGGTTCGCTTCCGAACGCGATTCTGGGTCAGCCATATATGCAGACCCTGCTCGCCACGGGAGGCATACAGCCCTACAAGTATCAGGTAACTGCCGGCAATCTGCCTGCGGGGCTCAGCCTGTCAACTTCGGGTGTTATCAGCGGAACGCCGACCACCCCCGGAGCAAGCAGCTTTACCGTGACAGTCACAGACACGGAGACGACGCCACAGACGGCAAGTCTGCCTCTGGTTCTTCTTGTGGTCTATCCAACTACACCTAATGACGTCGAGTTGACTGGCCCATACGCGTTCCTCTTCCAGGGATACGACGATGTGCTTGCCGGCGTTCTCGCCTATCAGACTGCGACTGTCGGAAGCTTCACAGCTGACGGCACCGGAGTTGTAAGCAACGGAGAGCTGGATGCAAACCACCAGAGCTCCGCTCCTACGGGAACGACTGTCAGCAGTAACGACTTCCTCGGCACCTACACGATTGGGACCGACAGCCGCGGCTCGTTGACGATCACGACTCTGAACCAGGATGGAACGACTGCCGGCACCTCAACCTACGCCATCGCGTTGAAGGCTCCGGTATCGCCAGCAACTATCTCGACTCGAGGAGACTTGATCGAGTTCGACAACAACTCGCTGCAGGGAACTCGAGGTTCGGGGACTTTGCTCGCACAACAGACGGCTGCCTTTGCCGCCGGATTGAATGGCAGCTATGCCTTCGGGTTGTCGGGAGATACTCCATGCCTGCCAGCCTGCACGCTAGGCATCGTAGCCGGTCCAGCCGCCTCTGTCGGTCAGTTCACGGCTAGCGGTTCCGGTCTTATCAGCAGCGGATCGAGCGATGCCAATATCGCTACGACCAACTATGCAAGCGAGACGTTATCCGGCAGCTATGGTTCAGCGGACGCAAACGGTCGGGTGCAGCTGGCGATGAGTACGACTGGTACGCCGGCCGCAATCTATCCGACCGACTATGCAGTCTATCTGGTCAGCGCGAACGAGGCGTTTGTTCTTTCTACTGACAAACACTCGTCGTATGTCCTGCTCGCCGGTTCTGCTCAACTGCAGACACAGGCGACGTTCACCAACGCATCGATGTCCGGTCCGTTCGTCGGCTATGAGAATGCGCAGTCAAATCCTGGTCTGCTGGGTTCGACCCTGCAGAATGTTCTCAACTTGTCGACGTCAACGATCTTCCGCGGAACCGCGAGCGGAGGAAGCTGCAACATCACGAACGTTGACGTCGCAGGTACAACAGCACTGGTCAACCAGATCACCGGGCTTGGCGGACTTCTGCCCACGAGTGTGGTGCAGGATCTGTTAGGCACCTACCAATCAACCGGTACCGCTGGTTGCCCGGTTGCCAACAGCGATGGTCGCGGAGTTCTCAATTACCCGGTTCCGACCGGACTGATTGCCACGCTCCTCGGACTTCTCGGACTCGACAACCCGCCTGCTCCGAGGGTCTTCTACCTGATCAGTCCTGACAACGCCTACTTCCTGGAGACGGGTTATGCCGGACTGGGCAACTTCGAGCCGCAGACAGGAGCTCCCTTCAGCAACGCAACGCTCGATGGAACCTTCGTCTATGGCACAACTCCAGCAAGCTCGCTGGCCGGGGTCAATGGCTCAGGCACAATCACCGCAAACGGCGCAGGAAGCGCGACGTCCACGCTCGATTTGAATGTGGGTGTCGGCACGATCAATGTGCTGCAGCTCGGCGTCACCAGCACCATGAACTACAACCTTACGGATGCGACGGCGGGCCGCTACACCTACGGCACCTCCGTACTCTACGCGATCTCGCCCAGCAGATTTGTCCTGTTGGATACGAGCATCTTGTCGACCTCGCCATCCGTTGCTTTGCTGTACTAG
- a CDS encoding toxin-antitoxin system HicB family antitoxin, protein MTQEYKRHQSFPLRLSPSIRQQANDLAHVEGISLNHFISLAIAEKIVRMEQTTLLKEQVTPKKVVTLRTDFRSDKLA, encoded by the coding sequence ATGACCCAAGAATATAAACGGCACCAGAGCTTTCCACTCCGTCTTTCTCCTTCGATCCGTCAACAAGCCAATGATCTTGCACACGTCGAAGGCATATCGCTCAACCACTTCATCAGCCTGGCGATCGCAGAAAAGATAGTCAGGATGGAGCAAACAACTTTGCTCAAAGAGCAAGTGACCCCGAAAAAAGTAGTTACTCTTCGCACTGACTTCCGATCAGACAAACTTGCCTGA
- a CDS encoding putative collagen-binding domain-containing protein translates to MPDQAVLLSTTNRRAGHVQATKALDGSYLLVYIPCADQPISLNLSSMPQGERTAWWYDPRTGIGTKIAQFFSGSKVEVTTPPYGPDWVLVVDDARSGFGPPGLDAWNS, encoded by the coding sequence ATTCCAGATCAAGCTGTACTACTGAGCACAACAAACCGCCGTGCCGGCCATGTGCAAGCTACCAAAGCATTGGATGGCAGCTATCTGCTGGTCTACATTCCATGCGCAGATCAGCCCATCTCGCTCAATCTATCGTCAATGCCTCAGGGCGAGCGGACCGCCTGGTGGTACGATCCCCGCACCGGGATCGGTACCAAGATCGCACAATTCTTCTCAGGTTCTAAGGTTGAAGTCACCACGCCGCCTTACGGTCCAGACTGGGTGCTCGTCGTCGATGATGCAAGATCCGGCTTCGGTCCTCCGGGCCTCGACGCATGGAACTCCTGA
- a CDS encoding amylo-alpha-1,6-glucosidase — protein MNRREFLGSLVVLSSMQSTAEALALPSADSSSVKPLNDQPVEALTIPDLSHIPYSIAGSWLVVDLSEGRAAVKTVRRSAVSYRWQQTGPWADLLFEIVMIRDGKEAPSTITASMSSVRLASGDSSVEVISSDGDTFLIAAQHCGVHLRLAHPPAWIYQASDAAFRATSFHAYDQQSKTYLNLHADRPLIFQPAEMGIPYDTVTLASHSTQRMTVRCTTREEHPSDQIPDLTLVRTRRNDELDEWMRRCPDVPDSYQPAARTAWYLFSALQVSPEGALRRQTVLSSKKGMNMVWSWDNCINALALVKADPALAWDQLSTILDHQRADGVLPDAISDSEIVYGFNKPPVWAWTVQKLLPATPATDHTAHLEEVYPKIVRFHEWWFRERDLLGDGLPCYMCGNDSGWDNASIFAGRWPVQSPDLAAWLILDAEALAKIATQLDRTDEAARWREHERDLLARFHKRFWLDGQPHFFSLTPAGPERHRSTSLITSIPLLLGERLDPAIRRELVRSLSDPARFFAPAGPATEARSSPLYQPNGYWRGPVWGISTYLICTGLVECGETNLARTLATRFCETCARDGNFRENYDASTGSGQYDSGMTWTAADFLLLTNWLSTFHQ, from the coding sequence ATGAATCGCAGAGAGTTTCTAGGATCGCTTGTCGTGCTGTCATCGATGCAATCAACGGCAGAAGCACTCGCTTTGCCGAGCGCCGACTCGTCATCGGTCAAACCGTTGAACGATCAACCTGTAGAAGCGCTGACTATCCCCGATCTCTCTCACATTCCATACAGCATCGCAGGCTCCTGGCTCGTCGTTGACCTCAGCGAAGGCCGTGCGGCAGTGAAGACGGTGCGCCGCTCCGCGGTCTCCTATCGTTGGCAGCAGACCGGTCCGTGGGCGGACCTGCTGTTTGAGATCGTCATGATTCGTGATGGGAAAGAGGCTCCCAGCACCATCACGGCTTCCATGTCGAGTGTTCGACTTGCTTCAGGCGACTCGTCGGTCGAAGTGATATCTTCCGACGGCGATACTTTCCTCATCGCCGCACAGCATTGCGGCGTACATCTTCGACTGGCGCACCCTCCCGCCTGGATCTACCAGGCATCAGACGCCGCGTTTCGTGCCACCTCGTTTCATGCTTACGATCAACAGTCGAAGACGTATCTCAACCTGCACGCTGACCGCCCGCTCATCTTTCAACCTGCCGAGATGGGTATTCCATACGACACGGTGACTCTTGCATCGCATTCCACACAAAGGATGACGGTACGCTGCACAACACGGGAGGAGCACCCCAGCGATCAGATACCTGACCTAACCCTAGTCCGCACGCGACGAAACGATGAGCTCGACGAATGGATGCGGCGTTGCCCGGATGTCCCGGACTCCTATCAGCCCGCTGCACGCACCGCCTGGTACCTCTTCTCTGCGTTGCAGGTCAGCCCCGAAGGAGCGCTGCGGAGACAGACCGTTCTCTCAAGCAAGAAGGGCATGAACATGGTCTGGTCATGGGACAACTGCATCAATGCGCTGGCCCTTGTAAAGGCTGACCCGGCACTTGCGTGGGACCAGCTTTCGACCATTCTTGATCATCAACGAGCCGACGGCGTTCTTCCAGATGCCATCAGCGACTCCGAGATTGTATATGGCTTCAACAAGCCGCCCGTCTGGGCCTGGACTGTTCAAAAACTTCTACCCGCCACGCCCGCCACAGATCACACAGCTCATCTCGAAGAGGTCTATCCAAAGATCGTCCGGTTTCATGAGTGGTGGTTCCGGGAGCGTGATCTCCTGGGCGACGGCCTTCCCTGCTACATGTGCGGCAACGACTCAGGATGGGACAACGCGAGCATCTTTGCCGGACGATGGCCTGTGCAGAGTCCCGATCTTGCGGCTTGGCTTATTCTGGACGCTGAGGCTCTGGCGAAGATCGCGACTCAATTAGACCGCACCGATGAGGCCGCGCGTTGGCGCGAGCATGAGAGAGATCTGCTCGCTCGCTTTCACAAGCGCTTCTGGCTCGACGGCCAACCCCACTTCTTCAGCCTCACTCCCGCCGGCCCTGAACGTCATAGGAGTACAAGCCTCATCACATCGATCCCCCTCCTTCTCGGAGAGCGTCTCGACCCCGCCATTCGCCGTGAACTCGTTCGTTCCCTCTCGGACCCGGCACGCTTCTTTGCTCCGGCAGGCCCCGCAACCGAGGCGCGCAGTAGCCCTCTCTACCAGCCGAACGGTTACTGGAGAGGTCCGGTCTGGGGCATATCCACGTACCTCATCTGCACAGGACTCGTTGAATGTGGCGAAACCAATCTCGCCAGGACTCTCGCCACACGATTTTGTGAGACATGTGCGCGCGACGGAAATTTTCGTGAGAACTACGATGCTTCCACCGGCTCCGGTCAGTACGACTCCGGCATGACATGGACCGCCGCGGACTTCCTCCTGCTCACGAATTGGCTAAGTACCTTTCATCAATAA
- a CDS encoding EamA family transporter: MHIPPWLWYSILTVLAWGVVGILQKLATNYISAESSLIWLVVGFLLLEPFFYPGPAVLHYSKLNLTYAILSGLLNALGAWALFAALKRGGKASIVAPLTALYPVVVIVLVPLILHESVSRLQWAGVACSLIAVVLLSI, translated from the coding sequence GTGCATATCCCCCCCTGGCTTTGGTACTCCATCCTGACCGTGCTCGCGTGGGGTGTTGTCGGCATCCTTCAAAAACTTGCAACCAATTACATCTCCGCGGAGTCGTCGCTCATCTGGCTGGTGGTGGGTTTTCTTCTCCTGGAACCATTCTTCTATCCGGGCCCTGCGGTTCTGCATTACTCAAAGCTCAACCTAACGTATGCAATCCTTAGCGGCCTGCTCAACGCTCTTGGTGCCTGGGCGCTCTTCGCCGCTCTCAAGCGTGGAGGGAAGGCGTCGATCGTGGCGCCCCTTACGGCGCTCTATCCTGTTGTGGTCATTGTGCTTGTGCCGTTGATCCTGCATGAGTCTGTCAGCCGTCTGCAATGGGCCGGAGTCGCCTGCTCCCTCATCGCAGTCGTGCTGCTGTCCATCTGA
- a CDS encoding EamA family transporter, with amino-acid sequence MDLLRKMCNASWFWYSMICVLCWGAWALFSKLGSREIPPDTMQFLFTIGTVPVGLVLLIARRGKLEKSPRGVAYGVLNGVLSGIGGLALFAAYHTNGNTTLITVAAALYPMITVVLAITILRERFRPIQALGLLFATIAIVIFSL; translated from the coding sequence ATGGACCTATTGAGAAAAATGTGCAACGCATCCTGGTTCTGGTACTCAATGATCTGCGTGCTCTGTTGGGGCGCCTGGGCGCTCTTCTCCAAACTTGGGTCACGAGAGATCCCCCCAGACACGATGCAGTTTCTGTTCACGATAGGCACCGTTCCCGTCGGACTCGTACTGCTGATTGCACGTCGCGGGAAGCTCGAAAAAAGTCCTCGCGGTGTCGCCTACGGCGTACTCAACGGTGTGCTGTCTGGAATCGGCGGCCTTGCGCTCTTCGCCGCCTATCACACCAACGGCAACACCACCCTCATCACGGTGGCTGCAGCGCTCTATCCCATGATCACCGTCGTTCTCGCGATCACGATCCTGCGTGAGCGCTTCCGTCCCATTCAGGCACTCGGCCTGTTGTTCGCCACAATTGCCATCGTCATCTTTTCCCTATAG
- a CDS encoding SIS domain-containing protein — protein MHNLASNIHAQPESLARTLHYQCKDGAPAMKHAATLLRSGKKIIITAMGASLFASIPLRYFLCSFGLDAVAIEAGELLHYLNSVWKDAVVLLVSRSGESVEIAKLLEKMKGKVPIIGVTNEPLSQLSRSADVSLSIASLNDEMVAIQTYTGTLLTLHLLGNLVAGYFDAAAEEVRTLLPSFASLVEASMKTLTSWDAFLSPSVTPYLLARGPSVASAHEGALLFHEVAKSPAVAMPIASFRHGPVEVVDQNFRGFVFAPQGPTRDLNLALAHDLVQFGGEIRLIGPSGSQVRDARWCDLPSVSQTLSPLFEIVPLQAAAFQLAVLRGIEPGSFRYAPQVAVDEASFNQRHVSR, from the coding sequence ATGCACAATCTAGCCAGCAACATTCACGCCCAGCCCGAATCACTCGCGCGCACGCTGCACTACCAATGCAAAGACGGCGCACCGGCCATGAAGCACGCTGCTACACTTCTCCGCTCTGGAAAAAAGATCATCATCACGGCCATGGGCGCGTCGCTGTTCGCTTCCATCCCGCTCCGGTATTTCCTTTGCTCATTCGGCCTTGACGCAGTTGCGATTGAAGCAGGAGAACTTCTGCACTACTTGAACAGTGTCTGGAAGGATGCCGTTGTCCTGTTAGTCTCGCGGTCGGGTGAGTCCGTCGAGATCGCGAAACTGCTCGAAAAGATGAAAGGCAAGGTGCCCATCATCGGTGTCACCAACGAGCCACTAAGCCAGTTGTCCCGATCTGCGGACGTGAGCCTCTCGATCGCCAGCCTCAATGATGAGATGGTCGCCATCCAGACGTACACCGGCACGCTTCTTACGCTGCACCTCTTGGGAAATCTTGTTGCCGGCTACTTCGACGCCGCCGCAGAAGAGGTTCGGACACTCCTGCCTTCGTTCGCCTCTCTCGTCGAGGCAAGCATGAAGACTCTCACAAGTTGGGACGCCTTTCTGTCGCCCTCTGTAACGCCGTATCTGCTCGCGCGAGGCCCCTCCGTCGCATCCGCCCATGAGGGTGCACTGCTCTTTCATGAAGTCGCGAAGAGTCCGGCAGTCGCGATGCCGATCGCCTCCTTCCGGCACGGCCCGGTCGAGGTCGTCGATCAAAACTTCCGCGGCTTCGTCTTCGCACCGCAGGGCCCTACGCGGGATCTCAATCTCGCCTTGGCCCATGACCTTGTACAGTTTGGCGGCGAAATTCGGTTGATCGGTCCATCCGGATCGCAGGTCCGTGATGCGCGCTGGTGTGATCTCCCCTCGGTATCCCAAACACTCTCACCCCTCTTTGAGATCGTGCCCTTGCAGGCGGCGGCCTTTCAATTGGCGGTCTTGCGAGGAATCGAGCCGGGAAGTTTTCGCTACGCGCCGCAGGTGGCGGTTGACGAAGCCAGCTTCAACCAGCGGCACGTCTCGCGGTGA